TACTCACCAGCTTCATTCAATGCAAGTTTTACGTAGTCCATTAACcacaaccaaacaaaattacCATTAACCTTATTCATTTTCCTTCACTTTCCCAGCGCCCAAACAGATCCGTAGATAAGTTTCACAACACCCAtcaccaaaaccacaaaacaacaCATTATATTTGTACGACCACCATTGACCCCCAACAAACGACATAAAAAAATCACATCTTTCAACAAATTAAAACGTAATAATACCACAAATTATTCTAAAACTTGACCAAATTGATATAGGTAAAATTTCAACAATCGCATTGCCAAAAACACAGACGCAATAAGAAAATAAACCCACAATTGTCAGTAAAAAGTTATACCTGAGCTGAAATTTCTTCAGCGGCGAACTGCTTGCCGATAGCAGGGCAGTCGATCTTGACATTCCCATTCGCATCCCTTACAACCTTGTACGACACCTGCTTCGACTCCTCGTCCACCTCCGACATCCTCCTCCCAATGAACCTCTTCACCGAGAAGAAGGTGTTCTCAGGGTTCACAACGGCCTGCCGTTTGGCAATCTGGCCCACAAGCCTATCTCCATTCTTCGTATACGCCACCACGGACGGCGTCGTTCTCTGCCCCTCGGCGTTGGTGACTATGGTGGGCTTTCCGCCCTCCATAGCCCCAACGGCCGAGTTCGTCGTCCCCAAATCGATTCCCACAACTTTCTCATTGACTATCCGGAGCGGCCCGACCCTTCTGACGCCGTTACGTCTCAGGCTCACGAACGCCTTCACCGGCGTCGTTCGGCCCAGTCCCTGACCGAAAAACGCCGTCCTCGGGGTTGTGAAATTGGGCGCGGTGCTGAGGACGTTGATTTGCGCGGAAGCCATTTTCGAGAGCTTTCAGGTTGTGCAGAAACCCTAAACCTTCCCTGCGGATTGGGAGAAGGAGAAGAGCGAGGAGAGAGAGGCGAAGTGAACTGAGGAGATAAGAGAAGTGGTATAAGAAGGGTTTTTCGTGGGAGCGAGAGAAGGTTAGGTGTTGCCATCTACCCGTGAGATGGGTTCCTAGCCGTTCGATTGCGAGCTGCCCGGTGGAGGAATCGAGGACCCACAATTTGGAGGCGTGGAACGGGCTCGGCTTCAAGGTATGGGTGTCGCAATGGGCCTACCGGATCGGCCTAGACTTGTTTCAAGGAGGTATGTTTTTAGTGAAGAACATCGATTAGAAGCTCGTTTgaaattacttttaaaataactgaaaatgtttttgtgaaaatatttttaacaaaaaattcaaatgaattttgaaaaaatacttgaaattctttttacaaaaaacatataaataatGCTTCTTATAAAAATcactttaaattattttaaaaacacatcgaATTCTACGTACTTTTTGTAAGATAATGAGAATTTTTAACTGTTTTCGTGAAACATGGTCAGTGATAGATTATTGGTCAACTTATTTGtacttttataattaaaatttgtTGGGAACCaagtattttgtttttttcatatATAATTACAAGCAAAGTTGACACTTTTGGATTATTTCATTAAGAAATTTGCTTGTACTCCAGGACATTGTATATATAAAAGTTGACACTCTTGGATTATTCtatttgtattatttgtttAAGTTGTATTTTGTGCATGTGTGCACTCTACCTTCAAAActctaattttcttcaatttatttgagaaataataaatgaaTTCTTTTAAAGTGGGATTTTTCTTAAGATTCTTTGTCGCCTCACAGTTTAATATCAATTATCGCGcgaatattataaaatattatacaaaaaatatgaGGTAACAAAAAGTCTATAAaaaatctaaatttaacaaagtCTCTTTAAcaattatcttttatttttggtgTTGGCCACCAACCTCTCCTCACTGGCCTTTTCAACCGCTTCCCTCCCTCCAAcgtcatcaattatatcaaacTTATTGCCACAatatttttcttccctttttaaGAAGCAGTTTTAGTGGTCACTCGGTACTATGGTCTGATGGATTCCTCTTCGCttataaatgagaggtcttaagaTCAAATCTCGTAGatgacgaatttgataccaaattaggttgcccattgtgtggcttagccgactCATCATCtctccttagtgtaaaatatatcgttgtactaaaaaaaacacttttggtaatgtaaaagtgcttttaattattttaaaagtaggTTTTAATAAAATGGTATTTCGTGTTGACTGCTCTCACTTAAATGCATACTATATAATGTAAAAGAATGAAGTTATGTGGGACTATAGTGTTATAATTCACTATTTTGTAATGGAATAATAGTTAATGGATAACCAATTAGCAAATTAACGAGTGCactcaattgggattttgaaggattttaagAGAGTTCAATACATCGATTTTCAGTGAATTCTTATATAGGTTTTAGAGAAGTGTATAAGACTTTTGTCATGAAGAGTTTTTTTACAAGGAGCACTCTGTCATCAAAGTTCAAATGAGTGTTAcgaatatacatatacatacaaatatatatggGCGTGATAGCCACACACTCTTTTTACTTTTCAGACActcttctaattttcggccatTGAAtcagataaattgaagaaaatcaaaggacagaaattaacaagagatGTGTGAGTAGTAAAAAAAGACTGTATATCTATCTTGTAGGGAAAAATACCTAACAGCCTAAACTTTTCCGGCAAGCGTAAATGCCTTGAAGGTAACATTTCTGACCACGTTAGGCCTTCCCCAAGCTCTTTGAATCTCTTCAATCACCTCTTGTGATAACAAATCCACGCCTTGATCCTTAGCTGTATTGACTGCAGAGGAGGACCTTAACATCCTCAACACCCCTTCAAATGACACTTCCTTTAGTATTTCCAGTGCCACAGGCTGCCCTTCAGAACCCAAACCAACACTCTCAAATGGAAATGGAAGTGTCCTATACCCTTCCCACAAGTACTCTCTCTTCGGGTCCCAAAACGGTTTACTTGCTTCATAAAAACGCTTCAGTACACCCTCGATTTCTGGGTGTGTTACGATATCATTGTAGCCCCAAACCGCAATCATGTAAGATTAAATGTAGATTTATGGAGAATAATCCGAataatgactttgaggtacgatttgaatcgtttccttaaagtgttatttgcccccactcgaatgagtttgccaaagggttcttggcaaatcacttccaggatacaacaaagtatggaatattcgattagcaaaaccgaattatattcccttagaaataactagaaagaaattgtatgaatgtgatgcgtagagaaaagagagcaaagaaattatgtagacaacaaatttctgaatgaATTGTGTATGAAACATTATACcacaacatgtatttatagacaTCAAAGTACCCGTTCATCGAGCCATTTCATTTTAGTTGAAGACACACAACTCTTCTTAATAGTGTTGACCCAAAAGACATGTGTTCTATTtagaattttcagaaaataaatattgactaaTTATATCCTTTAATTCTACTCATACAATTTGAGTAAACATCATATCTTTTAACCAAAAGTTGTAATTCAACCAAAAGGTACAAGGTTGAATTAAATCCAACCTTTGAATACATATTGCCGCATGCATGCTGCGGATGGCACCAGCACTaggtcatatatatttatatatttatatattcataaatattatatattaatatatatatatattaataataattattattattattattgaaatCTCTAACAATCCTTCCCAATTTCAATAATATGGTAAATGATATTACAATAATTCTCTCTTTATAATTATCACAAGCATACCGATATAATCATGCATACAATAAAGGTGTCTTTCGAATTAAACCTTTAATTAGTGTAAGTGATTCAAAGTTATAACGAATGCGATGGTGACCTAAGTTTAAACCACCTATTCTTATGTTAAAACCGGAATCACTACACACATGATCATGTcttatttccttaaagaaatttCTGAACTAATTAAGCACTATTATGGCCTTGTGCTTCATCCTGGTTTCATAAACATTTACAAGAGAAAGCCCAACTCTTGGCAGAAGCGGCACTACTTCTTATGTTTATATAGGTAAGGTTCATTCCCATGTCCCTGCTACTATAGACATAACTACAAATAACCTCATTAAGAGTTAAAACTCATCCTCCTAAACGTAGCAGTCTTGCACTGATCATCCTGGAATGAGCTATATAATAATTTTCAGTGCTTGCACAACCACTTAACAATAACTTGTTATTAcccattaaacttttaaactagTGATGTTCTAGATAAAGTCGGGTTACCATTATTGGTGGCTAATTTTCAATAAAGGGTTTTAGCCCCATTCCACTAGATGTACTAACTACCAAAGCTCTTGAAAGTGCTTTCGTTAACGGATCCGCcaagttattacttgatttaacataaacaatattaataactccATCAGTTATTAATTGCTTGACATATTCATGTCTCAAGCTAATATGTCTAGATTTTCCATTGTATACCTTATTGTATACTCTAGACAAAGTAGCCTCACTATCACAgtataaagaaatggatggcattggttgtggccacaactctatttccaataacaaattTCTAATCCATTCCGCTTCTTTACCTGCTGCTAATGCTATAAATTCAGATTCCATAGTTGAATGTGCTATACATGTTTGCTTCTTCGAAGCCCAAGAAATTGCTCCTCTGGCAATTGTAAAAATCCACCATATTTGCGCTATTGGTCTTATTGGCATATTCCTCACTTGCTTTTCTGTGTCTACAATCACGAATGTAATGACCTTACTTTCCACAATGGTAACATACACCATTTGcattcttttgattgttgttggaattggtcttcttaaacttccctttgtcaattttgactttgaagttctttttatatttgtttccttcgacaatgtgaactttagagaaatcttgatttgcaaaattcttatcacgatttcgagtttcctcttcaatttgaataccCTTTTGCAAATTCTCTAAACTAATATCTTCCACCATGTGTAGAAGTTTCTTTCTATAGTTATTCCATGTTTGGGGTAATTTTGCCATAATAGCCCCAACTATCATAGGATCCGGAATAACTAATTTAAGTTCACGAAGCTTTGAGACCAAGACCAATAATTCATGAACTTGGTCTAGGATGGGTTTGTTATCAAACATAGtgaattcataatatttgaacattaaaaatttatcgGTACCTCTTTTTTCCGTTGTGTACTTATGTTCAAGTGCTTCCCAAATTTCCTTTGAAGATTGAATGTGTGCATACAGGTCATATA
Above is a window of Malus sylvestris chromosome 15, drMalSylv7.2, whole genome shotgun sequence DNA encoding:
- the LOC126602302 gene encoding uncharacterized protein LOC126602302, producing the protein MAGLFDKQAEDYLVARPTYPKEWYSMLAALTPKHSLAWDVGTGNGQAAFSLGEHYEQVIGSDISESQLKSALQHPRVRYVHTPVTMSDDELVDLIGGENSVDLVTVAEAVHWFDLPKFYSLVKSILCKPSYMIAVWGYNDIVTHPEIEGVLKRFYEASKPFWDPKREYLWEGYRTLPFPFESVGLGSEGQPVALEILKEVSFEGVLRMLRSSSAVNTAKDQGVDLLSQEVIEEIQRAWGRPNVVRNVTFKAFTLAGKV